The Procambarus clarkii isolate CNS0578487 chromosome 64, FALCON_Pclarkii_2.0, whole genome shotgun sequence genome includes a window with the following:
- the LOC123751915 gene encoding uncharacterized protein — protein sequence MNIVQLLVYNYTSLPQVPWPRQEPHQEPRQEPRQEPRQEPRQEPRQEPPLMLHQVTSPGASPGASPGASPGASPRASPGASPGASPGASPGASPHATPGHLARSLARNLARSLARSLARSLPSCYTRSPRQEPPLMLHQVTSPGASPGASPGASPGASPGASPRASPGASPGASPGASPGASPHATPGHLARSLARNLARSLARSLARSLPSCYTRSPRQEPPLMLHQVTSPGASPGASPGASPGASPGASPGASPGASPGASPGASPGASPGASPGA from the coding sequence ATGAACATTGTTCAGTTACTGGTGTATAACTACACCTCGCTACCCCAGGTCCCCTGGCctcgccaggagcctcaccaggagCCTCGCCAGGAACCTCGCCAGGAGCCTCGCCAGGAGCCTCGCCAGGAGCCTCGCCAGGAGCCTCCCCTCATGCTACACCAGGTCACctcgccaggagcctcaccaggagCCTCGCCAGGAGCCTCGCCAGGAGCCTCGCCACGAGCCTCACCAGGAGCCTCGCCAGGAGCCTCGCCAGGAGCCTCGCCAGGAGCCTCCCCTCATGCTACACCAGGTCACCTCGCCAGGAGCCTCGCCAGGAACCTCGCCAGGAGCCTCGCCAGGAGCCTCGCCAGGAGCCTCCCCTCATGCTACACCAGGTCACCTCGCCAGGAGCCTCCCCTCATGCTACACCAGGTAACCTCGCCAGGAGCCTCGCCAGGAGCCTCGCCTGGAGCCTCGCCAGGAGCCTCGCCAGGAGCCTCGCCACGAGCCTCACCAGGAGCCTCGCCAGGAGCCTCGCCAGGAGCCTCGCCAGGAGCCTCCCCTCATGCTACACCAGGTCACCTCGCCAGGAGCCTCGCCAGGAACCTCGCCAGGAGCCTCGCCAGGAGCCTCGCCAGGAGCCTCCCCTCATGCTACACCAGGTCACCTCGCCAGGAGCCTCCCCTCATGCTACACCAGGTAACCTCGCCAGGAGCCTCGCCAGGAGCCTCGCCTGGAGCCTCGCCAGGAGCctcgccaggagcctcaccaggagcctcgccaggagcctcgccaggagcctcaccaggagCCTCGCCAGGAGCCTCGCCAGGAGCCTCGCCAGGAGCCTAG